ACGCATTTTCCACGTGCCAACGGATCGTCGTGCATGCTCCTGCCGCGATTTGAACCGGATCTGCCCAGAATTGAATGACAGCCCCCTGAGGCAGGGTCGCCGTTGTTGTAGTAGTGGGTGTGATGGACAGGGTCTCTTCGCCAGTGACCGGGACGGGAGTGACATCAATTTGCGTTTCTCCCACGCGGACGGTGATCGATGCGATGTTGCTTGTCTGTCCTGTGCTGTCGTAGGCTTGTACTTGAATGGCATATGTGCCATTTGCGGGTGGCTGCCAATCCTGGTTGAGCTGCACGTATGTTTGTCCCGGCGATTGTGGTACGTCGCGCCGATGGGCTTTACCGTTAATGGAGAGGACGACTTCCGCAATTCCCTGACGCGCATAAGCATGTGAGGCGACAGTGACAGTCGTGCCGGATGGAATGGGAGCGCCATCCACCGGCGAATCGATCCAGATATTGGGTGAGTTTTCAAATTGCTGTGTGCATGAACCTGTCCCCGTTGCAAGAACGAGCAAAGCCGCGATGTACAATAGTACCTTGAACCAATGAGGTCTCTTCATCTTGCTGCCTCCTTGCTTTCACGCCAGGCATCGGCGGACGTGAAATGATATTGGTACGGCGTATCGCGACACTAAAGATTTATGTGGGTCTTTTTATCTTTCTCAATAACGGTAAAACAGCCGCTAGCGGCAGGATCAAAACTCCGAAACAGAAAAAAGGATTCTTTGCGGCCGGTTCCGGATCCTCTGATACCGGTTCGGGTGACAGCTCCGGTTCAGTGCTTAACAGGCTGAGATCATCCACGCGCAGGATTCCAGCGTTGAGCGTATCGGCTGGCGTGCCAAAGCCGAAGGCGATTCCCGTGACTTCGCCCTGCTTTGCGAATGGGGCGCCTGCATTCTCTTCCCAGGATGCGCGCTGGAAGTCGTCCCAGCGCAGTTCGAAGCGTGTCCATTCGGTGGAGGCTGTGAGGGTGGCAAGATAAGTTTCGCGGTTTTCGTTCGGACCTGCATATAGGTCAATATCGAAGGGTGAGCCTGCCGCTCCTGCGCTGGCATAGAATGAGATGCCCTCCGCGGCGCTCCAGTTTTGTGAAGTTTCAAAAAAGCGTGCACAGGTTCCCCAACTGTTGGGCGTGAGGTCGAAATTCAGGAGGAGAGAATTACCATTTCTCCCAGTATCTGCTTCGAACTGACAGGTCATCGTTGAAGAGGTGGTCTCGTCGTGGAAGGCTTCCCAAGGCGGCTCTCCGCTTTCGAAGCCGGCGATCAGGCTCGAGGTCGGAGGAAGAGGCGCGGATTCGGGTTGATTCGGTTTCGGGGAGATGGGTTCCGTCGGAGCGTTCTCTTTCCAATTATGATAGAAGATATTCAATAAGGGCACGAATTCTTCGGTGGCTTTGCGGCTTCCTTCTTCGGAGGGATGGTCATCCCTTTGAAGAAGGAAGCCGGAGGGATAATACAGTGTGTTGCTCGAAGCAGCGATGTGTTCGACCTGTCCGTTGTGGAAGCGGTGATGTGCGTTAGGATCGGTTAGGATATTATAGAAATCGAAGACTGCGACGTTATTGAGAGTGTAATTATTTTCATCCAGCCAATCATTTACCAACCAGTTGTTGAAGGCGCGTGCGTTCTCGGCGTTGGTGTCATCCGAAAGTGGCGGGGCAGTAATGACGATGAAGAGTTTATCAGGGCGCGTGGCAAAGAATTGAAGTATGGTGTTGTAGACATATTTCGCGCCTGAAACCGATAGTTCTGCATAGGTTCCGGGCGGGTCGTTCGGACTGCCTTCGAGCGCGGAGTTCGGGAAGCAGGACTTGAACATGATGATCTCGTTCTCGCCACCCGGATCTGCCAGCGTGCGAGAGTAGGGGACATGTTGGTTGCTTTCATTGAACAAGGCATCCATGTAGATGGGCGAGTTATTACTGGCGAACCATTCCGGCCAATCGGGAATGTCGGTGCGGTCGCCAATGGCGTCGGGACCCCAACCGTAGTTTGCATCGCTCACAAAATAGTTATTCTGGGCAAGAGTTTTTCCGAGGCCACCGTACTCGTCAGCAAGCCAATTTCTCCCGGTGGAATGATGGATGAAGATGAGTTTGACTGTGTTATCGGGCGGTGTTGGGTCTGGCGCTTGTGGAATGGGCGCATAAGGAGAAGCGGCGACCAGACCGATGCCAAACAGGACGGCGGTCATTATGAAGGCGCAGTCTCTAGGTTTCATGGTGCCCTCCCGGCAATCCTTGTGATTAATTGTACTATTTATTATTACAATAATCTAGCCGGGAAAACGAATGCCTAATGGTTTTACTACGAGAGCGAATCGGCGCCTTATCCTGAGCCAATGGCATACTTCCGTATTGTCACTGCCGCATTGGGGGCAGGGACGCATCCATCCATTGCGTTCTGTAACCGCGATTCCGCTATTTACGATCTGAGCATTGACATGTTCCCGCATTTTTTGAACCCCCGATCGTGGACTTGAGAAGCCCATCTCCACGATGGAGATCAAATCGCTTTCGGTCTTCGCCCGGGAAATTTCTACCGGCAATACTTCTTTTGCGAGGAACCTTTCGATCCCATTAATCTGCGTTTCAAGACGGCCGCAATTCAAGCAGCGCCAGCCGTCCAATTGCATATTCCCCCGCGTGGTCTGCAAAACTTTGTTTACGGCGATGCGACTCAAAACGCCGCTTTTCCTCTTTTTCAGGCAATTTGCCGTTTGAAATGCCAGATGTCTGAAGAGAGACAGTGTTTCATTTATCCATGCCTTCTGTGGCTCTGAAATGGCGCGACCATCCCAGGTGCTGATCCAGAGATCGTTTAAGGAGCCCATGCCTCCATAGGCATTCAGGTGATGAGAAACGTCACTTTCCAATCTCCATAATTCAATATCCGCGCGAATCCAGTCTCGCCAGTGAAGTTCTCCCGCCTGGTCCAGCAGATATTCCAAAGCCTTTATTATGTGGAAATATGTGATCATGAAGGGGAAGGCTTGGATTTGAGAAATCTACTATTTTGAGTGACCCCCGCGCCTATCCTCCCTTTGGAATGCTGCTCAACTGATGTATTTGCATATACTCAAATGGATTCAACGCATCACCCTCGATCACAATTGCCACAAGCCCTGTTTCTGTGCCTGCCTCATGCCATTCATCTTTTTTCCAAAATGCGGCTTGATATTGGGCAATTGGAATTCTCACGGAAGTATCGCCCCTCACCCAACCATTTCCCTGTACGACCAAAAAGAGTTGAGAAGTGATAGCCTGGTGATATCCAACAATTCCGTTTGGGTTGAGGTAAAAGCAGCTTACTTTTGCCTCCGCATTGAAGCGGAGGATCTTCGAGAAGATGAAATCGCTATCGAACTTTTCGATCTTTTCACCGCGATCCGGTCCGAAGTCATAGATTTTCACGATCGTTTCTCCTTCATAGTCCTCTCATAAGACAGGATACTGTGGAAATTTAATGCAGCATTATCCATTCGATCATTTCATAATTA
This portion of the Anaerolineales bacterium genome encodes:
- a CDS encoding cupin, yielding MKIYDFGPDRGEKIEKFDSDFIFSKILRFNAEAKVSCFYLNPNGIVGYHQAITSQLFLVVQGNGWVRGDTSVRIPIAQYQAAFWKKDEWHEAGTETGLVAIVIEGDALNPFEYMQIHQLSSIPKGG